From the genome of Vitis riparia cultivar Riparia Gloire de Montpellier isolate 1030 chromosome 2, EGFV_Vit.rip_1.0, whole genome shotgun sequence, one region includes:
- the LOC117931947 gene encoding uncharacterized protein LOC117931947 isoform X1: MKCRSVACIWSGAPPYHRITAAAVLTRPPTLYTGGSDGSIVWWNLSGTDSDPEIKPIAMLCGHAAPLADLGICFPIVDNSSNVKVKSIPADHGALISACTDGVLCTWSRGSGHCRRRRKMPPWVGSPSMIRALPTNPRYVCIACSFMDAVHLFDQHSVDLVEGGEASLDRESQYRKPPKCTVVIVDSYSLTIVQTVFHGNLSIGPLKFMAVILSPENCEMQSALMVDPYGKLQSVPILKDPTLGGESGAGLHKSSSHLDTTIWEDGLSEGGPVVSIATHGQFFVLVYRTCCIFRLLASGTAIGKISFVDNHLCFEDGSTHLHIVGGMFLEGNDASSMPRSEDPCDITEENFIVWNDRGSAIVYSVSYLDNLFNFQPLCEIPAVSHPHDARLSISFIQLNHYLFRIESACFHIEEPLLWKPLVTIWSLYQQHDDNRKLCPQCKMVGRGGLFTDSVVGFASFHKSEGHGHDVGIEPTGRETELTSQKSTIPSLEKMNNICRDDEKYSFVRKEQVVSSSMVISENFHTPYAVVYGFYSGEIEVARFDTFFQLLESHGQSPCVEVDSHASKQYFLGHTGAVLCLAAHRMVGNSNGWNFNHVLVSGSMDCTIRVWDLDTSNLITVMHQHVASVRQIILCPPRTDRPWSDCFLSVGEDFCVALTSLETLRVERMFPGHPSYPAKVVWDGARGYIACLCQNYSGTSDAVDVLFIWDMKTGVRERVLRGTASHSMFDNFCKGININSISGSVLNGDTSASSLLLPIIEDASLFQSHFKHSVKGITLSNTITTNVSEPSTSQAHVNEGSSMKLISTSSSVFQGYKHPVKCSCPFPGIATLSFDLASLMSHCLKHEFIGNGGDKQENTHMREPGTETLKPHHMTADDGSDLNGTLNNTIEGHDWISSLERYLLQFSLSFLHLWDVDSELDKLLITDMKLEGPQKFIVSPGFQGDKGSLTLTFPGLGASLELLKSSSEFCAMRSLTMVSLAQRIVSLSHSSSAGCSALAAFYTRHFAEKIPDIKPPSLQLLVSFWQDESEHVRMAARSLFHCAAARAIPPPLCSRKAIDHTKLMISTNSKRANEDGSSNKENAYRDGLNSDTPPETPGDSQVEECKILAWLESFEEQDWISCVGGTSQDAMTSHIIVAAALAIWYPSLVKQNLAMLTVHPLMKLVMAMNEKYSSTAAELLAEGMESTWKECIGSEIPRLVGDIFFQIECVSGTSGNSAAQNPAIPVTIRETLVGVLLPSLAMADIPGFLSVIESQIWSTASDSPVHLVSLMTLIRVVRGSPRNLIQSLDKVVNFILQTMDPGNSVMRRTCLQSSMTALKEVVRVFPMVAQNDSSTRLAVGDAIGEINNASIRIYDLQSVTKIKVLDASAPPGLPSLLSGASETTVTTAISALSFSPDGEGLVAFSEHGLMIRWWSLGSAWWEKLGRNFVPVQYTKLIFVPPWEGMSPNSSRSSVMASILGHDRQANSQENTKGSGDMDCLKVLIHNIDLSYRLEWVGERRVLILRHGRELGTFQL; encoded by the exons ATGAAGTGCCGATCCGTAGCGTGCATCTGGTCCGGTGCTCCGCCGTACCACAGAATAACTGCCGCCGCAGTATTGACCAGGCCGCCGACTCTCTACACCGGCGGATCCGATGGCTCAATCGTCTGGTGGAATCTATCCGGCACCGATTCCGACCCG GAAATTAAACCAATTGCTATGTTGTGTGGTCATGCTGCACCCCTAGCTGATCTCGGCATTTGTTTTCCTATTGTGGACAATTCAAGTAATGTGAAAGTAAAGTCTATTCCAGCTGATCATGGCGCTTTAATAAGTGCATGTACTGATGGTGTGCTGTGCACATGGAGCAGAGGGAGTGGACATTGCAGGCGCAGAAGGAAAATGCCACCTTGGGTGGGCAGTCCATCCATGATTCGAGCATTGCCTACCAACCCAAGATATGTATGTATTGCCTGTAGTTTCATGGATGCTGTCCATTTATTTGACCAACATTCTGTTGATTTGGTTGAAGGGGGTGAGGCTTCCTTGGATAGAGAGTCTCAATATAGAAAACCCCCAAAATGCACTGTAGTTATTGTAGATTCATATAGCCTTACTATTGTCCAAACTGTTTTTCATGGGAATTTGTCTATTGGGCCATTGAAGTTCATGGCTGTAATTTTGTCCCCTGAGAATTGTGAGATGCAATCCGCCCTCATGGTTGATCCATATGGTAAGCTGCAGTCGGTTCCTATACTAAAGGACCCCACCTTAGGCGGGGAGAGTGGGGCTGGTTTGCATAAAAGTTCTTCTCATTTGGATACAACTATCTGGGAAGATGGATTGAGTGAGGGGGGTCCGGTGGTGTCAATTGCAACCCATggacagttttttgttcttgtcTATAGAACCTGTTGTATATTTAGGCTATTGGCTAGTGGAACTGCAATTGGAAAGATTTCTTTTGTGGATAATCACCTCTGTTTCGAAGATGGTTCAACTCACTTGCACATTGTAGGGGGCATGTTTCTTGAAGGTAATGATGCTAGTAGTATGCCGAGGTCAGAAGATCCCTGTGACATAACtgaagaaaattttattgtGTGGAATGATAGAGGTTCAGCTATTGTGTATTCTGTATCATATTTGgacaatttatttaattttcagcCTCTTTGTGAGATCCCTGCTGTTTCCCATCCCCATGATGCAAGGCTATCGATATCTTTCATCCAATTGAACCATTATCTTTTTCGAATTGAATCCGCTTGCTTTCACATTGAGGAACCTTTGCTGTGGAAACCTCTTGTTACAATCTGGTCTCTATATCAACAACATGATGACAATAGAAAGTTGTGTCCTCAATGCAAAATGGTTGGAAGAGGTGGTCTTTTTACAGACTCGGTTGTGGGCTTTGCTTCTTTTCATAAATCTGAGGGTCATGGGCATGATGTTGGTATAGAACCCACAGGCAGGGAGACTGAGTTAACTTCCCAGAAAAGTACAATTCCAAGTctagaaaaaatgaataatatttgcagagatgatgaaaaatataGTTTTGTGCGGAAGGAGCAGGTTGTATCTTCTTCCATGGTTATCTCTGAAAACTTCCATACACCATATGCTGTTGTGTATGGCTTCTATAGTGGTGAAATAGAAGTTGCTCGATTTGATACATTTTTCCAACTACTAGAGTCACATGGTCAAAGTCCATGTGTTGAAGTGGATTCACATGCatcaaaacaatattttttggGACATACTGGTGCTGTACTATGTTTGGCTGCACATCGAATGGTGGGCAACTCCAATGGATGGAATTTTAATCATGTTTTAGTATCAGGAAGCATGGACTGCACGATTCGTGTATGGGATCTTGATACTAGCAATCTCATTACAGTGATGCACCAACACGTAGCTTCAGTACGCCAAATAATCCTTTGCCCACCTAGGACTGACCGTCCATGGAGTGATTGCTTTCTGTCTGTTGGGGAGGACTTTTGTGTTGCTCTCACTTCTCTTGAGACTTTGCGGGTGGAGAGGATGTTTCCTGGACACCCTAGCTATCCTGCAAAAGTTGTGTGGGATGGTGCTAGAGGTTATATCGCATGTCTCTGCCAGAACTATTCAGGGACATCTGATGCAGTAGATGTTTTGTTCATTTGGGACATGAAGACAGGTGTCCGAGAGCGCGTTCTTCGTGGGACAGCATCCCATTCAATGTTCGATAATTTTTGCAAAGGAATCAACATCAATTCCATTTCCGGCAGTGTATTGAATGGAGATACTTCAGCTTCCTCGTTACTTCTTCCAATAATTGAAGATGCAAGCTTGTTTCAATCTCATTTTAAACATTCAGTGAAGGGGATCACTTTGTCAAATACAATTACGACAAATGTATCTGAGCCCAGTACTTCCCAAGCACATGTTAATGAAGGAAGCTCTATGAAACTAATATCCACTTCATCATCAGTTTTTCAAGGCTACAAGCATCCCGTCAAATGCTCTTGTCCATTCCCTGGAATTGCTACTCTGAGTTTTGACCTTGCATCCTTGATGTCTCATTGTCTGAAGCATGAGTTCATAGGAAATGGTGGTGATAAGCAAGAGAATACCCATATGAGAGAACCGGGAACTGAGACACTGAAACCCCATCACATGACTGCAGATGATGGGTCTGATTTAAATGGGACCTTGAACAATACTATAGAAGGGCATGACTGGATTAGTTCACTTGAAAGATACTTACTCCAATTCTCCTTGTCCTTTTTGCACTTGTGGGATGTAGATTCTGAGCTTGATAAGTTGCTAATAACTGACATGAAGTTAGAGGGACCACAGAAATTTATTGTATCCCCTGGTTTCCAAGGGGACAAAGGTTCATTGACTTTGACATTCCCTGGTTTGGGTGCTAGCCTCGAG CTTTTGAAATCATCGTCAGAGTTTTGTGCGATGAGGTCACTAACAATGGTGTCCCTTGCCCAACGCATAGTTAGCTTGTCTCACTCTAGTTCAGCAGGCTGCAG TGCTTTAGCAGCATTCTATACTCGGCATTTTGCAGAGAAAATTCCTGATATAAAACCACCTTCACTCCAG CTTTTGGTGAGTTTTTGGCAAGATGAAAGTGAACATGTACGTATGGCTGCACGCTCTTTATTTCATTGTGCTGCTGCACGGGCTATTCCACCTCCCCTATGTAGTCGAAAAGCAATTGACCATACAAAACTTATGATCTCCACCAATAGCAAGAGGGCAAATGAAGATGGAAgttcaaacaaagaaaatgcataTAGGGATGGTCTGAATTCTGATACACCCCCTGAAACACCAGGGGATTCTCAGGTTGAGGAATGTAAAATACTTGCATGGCTAGAATCATTTGAAGAGCAAGATTGGATTTCTTGTGTTGGGGGAACAAGCCAAGATGCAATGACATCTCATATTATCGTGGCAGCGGCACTGGCAATTTGGTATCCTAGCCTTGTTAAGCAAAATCTTGCTATGCTGACTGTTCATCCATTAATGAAGTTGGTTATGGCCATGAATGAGAAATATAGTTCCACAGCAGCAGAGCTCCTGGCAGAAGGTATGGAGAGTACATGGAAGGAGTGCATTGGTTCTGAAATACCTCGTCTGGTTGGGGATATATTCTTCCAAATAGAGTGTGTAAGTGGTACATCTGGCAATTCTGCAGCTCAAAATCCTGCTATCCCTGTCACTATTCGGGAGACTTTGGTTGGGGTTCTTCTTCCAAGCTTAGCCATGGCTGATATACCAGGGTTTCTAAGTGTAATAGAGAGCCAAATTTGGTCTACTGCATCTGATTCACCCGTTCATTTAGTATCCCTCATGACTCTCATCAGGGTTGTGCGTGGTTCTCCAAGAAACTTAATTCAGTCCCTTGATAAG GTGGTTAACTTCATTTTACAAACTATGGACCCTGGAAATTCAGTCATGCGCAGGACTTGCCTTCAAAGTTCAATGACAGCACTGAAAGAAGTTGTTCGTGTATTCCCTATGGTAGCACAGAATGACTCTTCAACACGTCTGGCTGTTGGGGATGCAATTGGAGAGATTAATAATGCTAGCATTCGGATATATGACTTGCAAAG TGTGACAAAAATAAAGGTTCTGGATGCAAGTGCTCCTCCTGGACTTCCAAGTTTGCTCTCAGGAGCTTCAGAAACAACAGTGACCACTGCAATTTCTGCTCTGAGCTTTTCACCGGATGGAGAG GGGCTAGTTGCCTTTTCCGAGCATGGATTGATGATTAGATGGTGGTCCTTGGGGTCAGCATGGTGGGAGAAACTCGGTCGAAATTTCGTTCCTGTCCAATACACTAAACTGATTTTTGTTCCTCCCTGGGAGGGAATGTCACCTAATTCTTCTCGGTCAAGCGTAATGGCAAGCATACTGGGACATGATAGGCAGGCCAATTCACAG GAGAATACTAAGGGATCAGGGGACATGGACTGTTTGAAAGTCTTGATTCATAATATTGACCTCTCTTATCGGCTAGAATGGGTTGGTGAACGCAGAGTGCTAATCTTGAGGCATGGCCGTGAATTAGGCACATTCCAGTTATAA